In Hamadaea flava, a genomic segment contains:
- a CDS encoding GNAT family N-acetyltransferase — protein sequence MTDVVIRTAFEDDVPAVVAAYEWLFAPPGSPPPSWDPDIAADRVRQALAADDSTVLIAVESPAVDSGVVGFCTAYLDIVSVRFGRRCWVEDLATHPGRRSQGLGTLLLDAACSFARARGASHIELDSGDARVRAHHFYEARTPSWTARSFGWVL from the coding sequence ATGACAGATGTTGTGATCAGGACGGCGTTCGAGGACGACGTGCCCGCCGTCGTGGCCGCCTACGAGTGGCTGTTCGCCCCGCCCGGATCGCCGCCGCCGAGCTGGGATCCCGACATTGCGGCCGACCGCGTACGCCAGGCGCTCGCCGCCGACGACAGCACCGTGCTGATCGCGGTGGAGTCCCCGGCCGTGGACTCCGGCGTGGTCGGATTCTGCACCGCGTACCTGGACATCGTGTCGGTCCGATTCGGCCGGCGATGCTGGGTCGAAGACCTCGCCACGCATCCGGGCCGTCGATCGCAGGGGCTGGGAACGCTGTTGCTGGACGCCGCGTGCTCCTTCGCGCGTGCCCGGGGGGCAAGTCATATCGAGCTGGACTCCGGCGACGCGCGAGTTCGCGCGCACCACTTCTACGAGGCGCGGACACCGAGCTGGACGGCCCGGAGCTTCGGCTGGGTGCTGTAG
- a CDS encoding DUF4097 family beta strand repeat-containing protein produces MTTPTDTVRPSRRWQLFGGLATVFVVLVGAGIAWAVVGSTGLNRVVENARYDRAVSRIVFDDVESGDITIRAEAGNTGVAVQRTLHWTTQSPTIRENWDGDVLTIGFDCPRWGFGSGCGVDYTLDVPPAVQLQIQVSSGDVRLGGLTAPARVHTTSGDVRVSDMHADTLTVQATSGDITLDDISIGTLNAEATSGDVRAQYTTPPTSADISVVSGDVTVTLPSDATAYEVHLESTSGDLHSDVQSTPGATAKLRLATTSGDVRVRRG; encoded by the coding sequence GTGACCACCCCCACCGACACCGTGCGTCCGTCGCGTCGCTGGCAGCTGTTCGGCGGCCTCGCCACCGTCTTCGTCGTGCTCGTCGGCGCCGGGATCGCCTGGGCGGTCGTCGGCAGCACCGGGCTCAACCGTGTCGTCGAGAACGCCCGTTACGACCGTGCGGTCTCCCGTATCGTCTTCGACGACGTCGAGTCCGGCGACATCACCATCCGCGCCGAGGCCGGCAACACCGGCGTCGCGGTCCAGCGAACCCTGCACTGGACCACGCAGAGCCCGACGATCCGCGAGAACTGGGACGGCGACGTGCTCACCATCGGCTTCGACTGCCCCCGCTGGGGTTTCGGCTCAGGCTGCGGCGTCGACTACACCCTCGACGTTCCGCCCGCGGTCCAGCTGCAGATCCAGGTCAGCTCGGGCGACGTCCGGCTCGGCGGGCTCACCGCCCCGGCGCGCGTCCACACGACCTCGGGGGACGTGCGGGTCAGCGACATGCACGCGGACACCCTCACGGTGCAGGCCACGTCCGGCGACATCACGCTCGACGACATCTCCATCGGTACGCTCAACGCCGAGGCCACGTCCGGTGACGTGCGAGCGCAGTACACGACTCCGCCGACCTCAGCGGACATCAGCGTCGTCTCCGGCGACGTCACCGTCACGCTGCCCAGCGACGCGACGGCGTACGAGGTGCATCTGGAAAGCACGTCGGGCGACCTGCACAGCGACGTCCAGTCGACCCCGGGCGCGACCGCGAAGCTCCGGCTCGCCACGACCTCCGGCGACGTGCGCGTACGCCGTGGTTGA
- a CDS encoding DUF998 domain-containing protein: protein MTTTLTLVGAATPDRPPIPPNRLLTCGLIAGPLFVLAFVLEGAFRHGYDSMRHPVSSLALGPGGWQQVVNFLICGILTILFAVGLRRSLRPGPGALAGPLLVGLWGLGLIGAGLFTTDPVNGYPTAARGDSWHGSLHDLLSVAAFAGLAFAMFFFGYAFARRRSPVRAVYSVVSGVVFLVLFFLAGTGFEPGSSLVDTAGLWQRLSIVVGWLWVFQLAVRQRRRRRPRP from the coding sequence ATGACGACGACCCTCACGCTCGTCGGCGCGGCCACCCCGGACCGCCCGCCCATCCCGCCGAACCGCCTGCTGACCTGCGGTCTCATCGCCGGTCCGCTCTTCGTCCTCGCGTTCGTCCTGGAAGGCGCGTTCCGCCACGGCTACGACTCGATGCGTCATCCGGTCAGCTCGCTCGCGCTCGGCCCAGGCGGCTGGCAACAAGTCGTGAACTTCCTGATCTGCGGCATCCTGACGATCCTGTTCGCGGTCGGCCTGCGCCGCAGCCTCCGCCCGGGACCCGGCGCGCTGGCCGGCCCACTACTCGTCGGCCTCTGGGGCCTCGGGCTCATCGGCGCCGGCCTCTTCACGACGGACCCGGTCAACGGCTACCCCACGGCCGCGCGCGGCGACAGCTGGCACGGCTCGCTGCACGACCTCCTCTCGGTCGCGGCATTCGCAGGGCTCGCATTCGCGATGTTCTTCTTCGGGTACGCCTTCGCGCGCCGCCGGTCACCGGTGCGGGCGGTCTACTCTGTAGTCAGCGGAGTGGTCTTCCTCGTGCTGTTCTTCCTGGCCGGAACGGGCTTCGAGCCGGGCTCGTCGCTTGTGGACACCGCTGGGCTGTGGCAGCGGCTGTCGATCGTCGTCGGCTGGCTCTGGGTGTTCCAGCTGGCGGTACGCCAACGCCGACGCCGTCGCCCGCGGCCCTGA
- a CDS encoding DUF4396 domain-containing protein — translation MDHSSHGSGHGSGHGQDQMQHTGHEHHQMDHAQMDHAQMDHAQMDHAQMDHSAHAAHGAQGVHGAHGAHGAQGSRVPWSTAIQATLHCLLGCAIGEVLGMVLGTAFGLHNAATVVLSVVLAFVFGYALTMRGVLRAGVDWRTAVKVALAADTVSIAVMELLDNTVMVTVPGAMDAGLTSALFWGALAFSLVVAFLVTTPVNRWLISRGKGHAVVHQYH, via the coding sequence ATGGACCACAGCAGTCACGGCAGCGGGCACGGCAGCGGGCACGGCCAGGACCAGATGCAGCACACCGGCCACGAGCACCATCAGATGGACCACGCGCAGATGGACCACGCGCAGATGGACCACGCGCAGATGGACCACGCGCAGATGGACCACAGTGCGCACGCCGCACACGGAGCGCAGGGGGTTCACGGCGCTCACGGCGCTCACGGCGCGCAGGGTTCGCGGGTGCCGTGGTCGACGGCGATCCAGGCGACGCTGCACTGCTTGCTCGGCTGCGCCATCGGTGAGGTGCTGGGCATGGTCCTCGGCACGGCGTTCGGCCTGCACAACGCGGCGACCGTGGTGCTGTCGGTCGTCCTGGCCTTCGTCTTCGGGTACGCCCTGACGATGCGCGGTGTGCTGCGCGCCGGGGTGGATTGGCGTACCGCGGTGAAGGTGGCGCTGGCGGCCGACACGGTGTCGATCGCCGTGATGGAGCTGCTGGACAACACCGTGATGGTGACCGTGCCGGGCGCGATGGACGCCGGCCTGACCAGTGCGCTGTTCTGGGGCGCGCTCGCGTTCTCGCTGGTGGTCGCGTTCTTGGTGACCACGCCGGTGAACCGCTGGCTGATCTCGCGCGGCAAGGGGCACGCGGTGGTGCACCAGTACCATTGA
- the eat gene encoding ethanolamine permease — MAGQSTGGVTYREADGGYFAQRALRRHAGVWSLWALGVAAVISGEFSGWNLGLDAGGFGGLLVATVVISVMYFGLCFSIAEMSPALPHTGGAYSFARSAMGPWGGFITGVAESIEYIVTPAVVVTFIGSYLQSIVDDLVGVSIPQPVWWLICYAIFLLLNLAGIEMTMRFTVVICVLALAILAVFFVAAIPDLDFSANALNIAPDPGNSSWFPFGVFSGVFLALPFAIWFFLAIEELPLAAEESHDPRRDIPRGTVYGLLTLLVAAFGVLFLNTGIKPGAEGLRDSGEPLLDGFKTIFGQGTSASLLGLVAVAGLVASFHTIIYAYGRNVYSLSRAGYYPHVLSITHGKRKTPWVALLGGGVLGYALALLLYLATENKWLGGNVSAALLSMAVFGGVISYFMQMLSFILLRRRLPGIERPYRSPLGIAGAAVAGVIALISLAALFVRDDYRPGVVGVAIWFVAAIAYFAVAGRHKLILSPEEEFAMTRGEHGRPDRDGYGQTHVSDLTAQPEAPVAAAHPEHP, encoded by the coding sequence ATGGCCGGGCAGAGCACTGGAGGCGTCACCTACCGCGAGGCGGACGGCGGATACTTCGCTCAACGCGCGTTACGCCGGCATGCCGGGGTGTGGTCGCTCTGGGCGCTCGGCGTCGCGGCGGTCATCTCCGGCGAGTTCTCCGGCTGGAACCTCGGGCTCGACGCGGGCGGCTTCGGTGGCCTGCTCGTGGCCACCGTCGTCATCTCGGTCATGTACTTCGGGCTCTGCTTCAGCATCGCGGAGATGTCCCCGGCGCTGCCGCACACCGGTGGGGCGTACTCGTTCGCGCGATCGGCGATGGGTCCCTGGGGCGGGTTCATCACCGGCGTCGCCGAGAGCATCGAGTACATCGTCACCCCGGCCGTCGTGGTCACCTTCATCGGCAGCTACCTTCAGTCCATCGTGGACGACCTGGTCGGGGTCAGCATCCCGCAGCCGGTCTGGTGGCTGATCTGCTACGCGATCTTCCTGCTGCTCAACCTGGCCGGCATCGAGATGACCATGCGGTTCACCGTGGTGATCTGCGTACTGGCGCTGGCGATCCTCGCGGTGTTCTTCGTCGCGGCGATCCCGGACCTCGACTTCTCCGCCAACGCCCTCAACATCGCGCCCGATCCCGGCAACTCCAGCTGGTTCCCGTTCGGCGTGTTCAGCGGCGTCTTCCTGGCGCTGCCGTTCGCGATCTGGTTCTTCCTGGCGATCGAGGAACTGCCGCTGGCCGCCGAGGAGTCGCACGACCCGCGCCGGGACATCCCGCGCGGCACCGTCTACGGGCTGCTCACCCTGCTGGTCGCGGCGTTCGGCGTACTGTTCCTCAACACGGGGATCAAGCCCGGCGCCGAGGGCCTGCGGGACTCCGGCGAGCCGCTGCTCGACGGGTTCAAGACCATCTTCGGCCAGGGCACGTCGGCCTCGCTGCTCGGCCTGGTCGCCGTGGCCGGGCTCGTGGCCAGCTTCCACACGATCATCTACGCGTACGGGCGGAACGTGTATTCGCTGTCGCGCGCCGGGTACTACCCGCACGTCCTGTCGATCACCCACGGCAAGCGCAAGACGCCGTGGGTCGCGCTGCTCGGCGGGGGAGTCCTCGGGTACGCCCTGGCGCTGCTGCTCTACCTGGCGACCGAGAACAAGTGGCTGGGCGGCAACGTCAGCGCCGCCCTGCTGTCGATGGCGGTCTTCGGCGGGGTGATCTCCTACTTCATGCAGATGCTGTCGTTCATCCTGCTGCGGCGTCGCCTGCCCGGCATCGAGCGCCCCTATCGCAGCCCGCTCGGGATCGCCGGAGCGGCCGTCGCGGGGGTCATCGCGCTGATCTCACTGGCCGCCCTGTTCGTCCGGGACGACTACCGGCCCGGCGTCGTCGGCGTGGCGATCTGGTTCGTCGCCGCGATCGCGTACTTCGCCGTCGCGGGGCGGCACAAGCTCATCCTCAGCCCGGAGGAGGAGTTCGCGATGACCCGGGGCGAGCACGGCCGGCCGGACCGCGACGGCTACGGCCAGACGCACGTCAGCGACCTCACGGCGCAGCCCGAAGCCCCGGTCGCCGCCGCGCATCCGGAGCATCCCTGA
- a CDS encoding response regulator transcription factor, with the protein MRVVIGEDSVLLREGLVRLLTASGMEVAATAGDAETFLKAVAEHRPDVVVLDVRMPPSFTDEGLRAALVLRRQYPEIAVLVLSQYVEERYAIELLSGPPSKVGYLLKDRIADVGDFLDALRRVADGGTALDPEVVAQLLVRRHRDPMERLTPREREVLALMAEGRSNSAIAAALFVSDSAIEKHVNSIFTKLDLQPADGDHRRVLAVLRFLEVSP; encoded by the coding sequence GTGCGAGTCGTGATCGGTGAGGATTCCGTGCTGCTCCGCGAGGGTCTCGTACGCCTGCTGACGGCGAGCGGCATGGAGGTGGCCGCGACCGCCGGGGACGCGGAGACGTTCCTGAAGGCGGTCGCCGAACATCGGCCGGACGTCGTGGTCCTCGACGTACGCATGCCGCCGTCGTTCACGGACGAGGGACTGCGGGCGGCGTTGGTGCTGCGACGGCAGTACCCGGAGATCGCCGTCCTGGTCCTGTCCCAATACGTCGAGGAGCGGTACGCCATCGAACTGCTGTCCGGCCCGCCGAGCAAGGTCGGTTACCTGCTCAAGGACCGGATCGCCGATGTGGGCGACTTCCTCGACGCGCTCCGCCGGGTCGCCGACGGCGGCACTGCCCTCGATCCGGAGGTCGTCGCCCAGCTCCTCGTACGCCGCCACCGCGACCCGATGGAACGGCTCACGCCCCGGGAGCGCGAGGTCCTCGCCTTGATGGCGGAGGGCCGCTCGAACTCCGCGATCGCGGCCGCGCTGTTCGTCAGCGACAGCGCGATCGAAAAGCACGTCAACAGCATCTTCACCAAGCTCGACCTGCAACCGGCCGACGGCGACCACCGCCGCGTCCTCGCCGTCCTGCGCTTTCTGGAGGTTTCCCCGTGA
- a CDS encoding zinc metalloprotease: MRIRRTISAAGLTMMAAAAILTGAPAAFVAAAAPDAACYDPEAAGAADARSRNGSAARHDPNELTAAQVAEREKDFAARVSARSATADIGIQAVITIPVVFHVISEDGTQANGNIPDSWITNQIAVLNAAYATNTSFQFTLQSIDRRTNAAWYPIVYGSSTETAMKAALRTGGDGTLNIYTGDLSDDLLGWATFPTSSIGTYDGVVILDESLPGGSATNYNLGDTATHEIGHWLNLYHTFQGACGATGDSVSDTPREKSAAYACPTGRDTCTQSGVDPIHNFMDYTYDSCMYEFTAGQATRMLSAWNAYRA, translated from the coding sequence ATGCGCATCCGCCGAACGATCAGTGCGGCCGGGCTCACCATGATGGCCGCCGCGGCCATCCTGACCGGCGCGCCCGCCGCCTTCGTCGCAGCCGCCGCACCTGACGCCGCCTGCTATGACCCGGAGGCCGCCGGTGCCGCCGACGCGCGGTCCCGCAACGGTTCCGCGGCCCGGCACGACCCGAACGAGCTGACCGCCGCCCAGGTAGCCGAACGCGAGAAGGACTTCGCCGCCCGGGTGTCGGCCCGCAGCGCGACGGCCGACATCGGCATCCAGGCCGTCATCACGATTCCCGTGGTGTTCCACGTGATCAGCGAGGATGGCACGCAGGCCAACGGCAACATCCCGGACAGCTGGATCACCAACCAGATCGCCGTCCTCAACGCGGCGTACGCGACGAACACGTCGTTCCAGTTCACGTTGCAGTCGATCGACCGCCGGACCAACGCGGCCTGGTACCCGATCGTGTACGGCTCGTCCACCGAGACCGCGATGAAGGCCGCGCTGCGGACTGGCGGCGACGGTACGCTCAACATCTACACCGGAGACCTCTCCGACGACCTGCTCGGCTGGGCGACCTTCCCGACGAGCAGCATCGGCACCTACGACGGCGTGGTCATCCTCGACGAGTCCCTGCCGGGCGGCAGCGCCACCAACTACAACCTCGGCGACACCGCGACGCACGAGATCGGCCACTGGCTGAACCTCTACCACACGTTCCAGGGAGCCTGTGGCGCCACCGGTGACAGCGTCTCGGACACCCCGCGCGAGAAGTCGGCGGCGTACGCGTGCCCGACCGGTCGGGACACGTGCACGCAGTCGGGCGTCGACCCCATCCACAACTTCATGGACTACACCTACGATTCGTGCATGTACGAGTTCACGGCCGGGCAGGCGACCCGCATGCTGAGCGCTTGGAACGCGTATCGCGCCTGA
- a CDS encoding DUF3152 domain-containing protein, translating into MRIRTTVTVLVLAVIAATAAILLTRPVAAPTPVSAPETSPAPLAAVRHPTEPHRPAPIPAHGSGTFTVDPSAGPLLGTAGRLRRFHIAVETTVADGLPDFTRIVDETLGDRRSWIGDNQHRFQRVPANAAADFTIYLATRDTAYRLCRAGGVNIRVSGVPYTSCRRTGAVVINYDRWRLAVPDYTAAGTPLATYRAYVINHEVGHELGHGHVPCPGSGRAAPVMQTQTLGLRGCVANPWPDKDGH; encoded by the coding sequence GTGAGGATTCGCACCACCGTCACCGTCCTGGTACTCGCCGTGATCGCCGCAACCGCCGCCATTCTCCTCACCCGGCCGGTTGCGGCGCCCACTCCGGTCAGCGCCCCCGAGACGTCGCCCGCACCGCTCGCCGCCGTACGCCATCCCACCGAACCGCACCGCCCGGCGCCGATCCCCGCGCACGGCAGCGGCACGTTCACCGTCGACCCGTCGGCCGGTCCGCTGCTCGGCACAGCCGGCCGCCTGCGGCGATTCCACATCGCCGTCGAGACCACCGTCGCCGACGGGCTGCCCGACTTCACCCGCATCGTCGACGAGACGCTCGGCGACCGCCGCAGCTGGATCGGCGACAACCAGCACCGGTTCCAGCGCGTACCGGCGAACGCCGCCGCCGACTTCACCATCTACCTCGCCACCCGGGACACCGCGTACCGGCTGTGCCGTGCGGGCGGCGTGAACATCCGCGTCAGCGGCGTTCCCTACACCTCCTGCCGTCGTACCGGAGCCGTCGTCATCAACTACGACCGCTGGCGGCTCGCCGTCCCCGACTACACCGCCGCCGGTACGCCGTTGGCCACCTATCGCGCGTACGTCATCAATCACGAGGTGGGCCACGAACTCGGGCACGGCCACGTCCCCTGCCCCGGCAGCGGCCGGGCCGCCCCCGTCATGCAGACCCAGACGCTGGGACTGCGCGGCTGTGTCGCGAACCCCTGGCCCGATAAGGACGGACACTGA
- a CDS encoding sensor histidine kinase, with translation MRALLRAWRSAVLIVTGPPIGLAGFVVIALTGAFWPRVIGPFVAGWHRRRYTALLGVRLVPPAPGQGVRRQLAFGLLAGPLSVISAAVVIVCWSVAMLGAIWLSFGWVVPQDSTGWLHYQDSLVTTLVAIAASLMLILGFVAARQLARLELLLAGRMLQASRVEALSVRVDALAESRAEVVDAADAERRRIERDLHDGAQQRLVSLAMNLGMARATLTDSDPRVTQALADAHDEAKLALSELRQLVRGLHPAVLDDRGLDAALSGIAARSPIPVRVTVDVPDRPSRTIEAVAYFVVAEALTNVAKHAGASSITVTVRRAGSRLSVVIADDGRGGADPAGGTGLRGLTQRVGSVDGVLRLSSPVGGPTTIEVELPCES, from the coding sequence ATGCGCGCACTCCTGAGGGCTTGGCGATCAGCCGTCCTCATCGTCACCGGTCCCCCGATCGGCTTAGCCGGATTCGTGGTGATCGCCCTAACGGGTGCGTTCTGGCCCCGCGTCATCGGCCCGTTCGTCGCCGGGTGGCATCGACGGCGGTACACGGCCTTGCTCGGCGTACGCCTCGTTCCGCCGGCCCCCGGCCAGGGCGTACGCCGGCAGCTGGCGTTCGGGCTGCTCGCCGGACCGCTGTCGGTGATCTCGGCGGCGGTCGTGATCGTGTGCTGGTCGGTGGCGATGCTCGGGGCGATCTGGCTCAGCTTCGGCTGGGTGGTGCCGCAGGACTCGACCGGCTGGCTGCACTATCAGGATTCCCTGGTCACCACGCTGGTGGCGATCGCCGCGTCGCTGATGTTGATCCTCGGATTCGTGGCCGCCCGCCAGCTCGCCCGGCTGGAACTCCTGCTCGCCGGTCGGATGCTCCAGGCCAGCCGGGTCGAGGCGTTGTCCGTACGCGTGGACGCGCTGGCCGAGAGCCGGGCGGAGGTCGTCGACGCGGCCGACGCGGAGCGCCGACGGATCGAACGGGACCTGCACGACGGGGCGCAGCAGCGGCTCGTGTCGCTGGCGATGAACCTCGGCATGGCGCGCGCGACCCTGACCGACAGCGATCCCAGGGTCACCCAGGCCCTCGCCGACGCACACGACGAGGCAAAGCTCGCGTTGAGCGAACTTCGTCAGCTCGTCCGCGGTCTGCATCCGGCAGTGCTCGACGATCGCGGGCTGGACGCGGCGCTGTCCGGGATCGCCGCGCGCTCCCCCATCCCCGTACGCGTGACCGTCGACGTCCCTGACCGTCCCTCCAGGACGATCGAGGCGGTGGCGTACTTCGTGGTCGCCGAGGCGTTGACCAACGTCGCCAAGCATGCCGGCGCGTCGTCGATCACCGTGACGGTCCGGCGGGCCGGTTCCCGGCTGTCGGTGGTGATCGCCGACGACGGCCGGGGTGGCGCCGACCCCGCCGGCGGCACCGGCCTGCGCGGCCTGACCCAACGGGTCGGCTCGGTCGACGGCGTGCTGCGGCTGAGCAGCCCGGTCGGCGGCCCGACGACGATCGAGGTGGAGCTGCCGTGCGAGTCGTGA
- a CDS encoding PspC domain-containing protein — METVHASMRQEGLIRPREGRVLGGVCAGLGRRFGIDPWPARLLFALILLVIPGSQILIYPILWILMPSEETAPVTVTPAGPLPPAAPTA, encoded by the coding sequence ATGGAGACCGTCCACGCGTCCATGCGTCAGGAAGGACTCATCCGTCCGCGCGAGGGTCGCGTGCTCGGCGGCGTCTGCGCCGGCCTCGGCCGCCGCTTCGGCATCGACCCGTGGCCCGCGCGGCTGCTGTTCGCCCTGATCCTGCTCGTCATCCCGGGCAGCCAGATCCTGATCTACCCGATCCTCTGGATCCTGATGCCGTCGGAGGAGACCGCGCCGGTGACCGTCACGCCGGCCGGTCCGCTGCCGCCCGCGGCGCCGACCGCCTGA
- a CDS encoding suppressor of fused domain protein: MTDTDLAPGWDAIDAALARLYPGIEPLHYGTILKWSLGGDDPLDGVSVYRREDHWHFVTYGMSELYVKESSDPDVSGWGFEFTFRLIRAADEEQPPVWALNFLQNLARYVFSTGNVFEPGHHINANGPIAVDQPSTLIRAATFADDPELGVLDTPHGTVRFLQIVGITLDEYAAVELWDATRLLSVLSAYLPNLVTDLNRASLTENAEVAAAIAEGVRRDGSSTGGIFTDVAAWRREGDVTVVRLGANAAPRIGRLAHARVSHGQGLLVQSSDSAIGFRAGDSFAVQENDGVLEIFLSPAEAAEFARIAQPRAGRYEFAGLVLEIEKSLIRNPEGEVVEEIG, encoded by the coding sequence ATGACCGACACCGACCTCGCGCCAGGCTGGGACGCTATCGACGCCGCGCTGGCGCGGCTGTATCCGGGAATCGAGCCGCTGCACTACGGGACGATCCTCAAGTGGTCGCTGGGCGGCGACGATCCGCTCGACGGGGTCAGCGTGTACCGCCGCGAGGACCACTGGCACTTCGTCACGTACGGGATGTCGGAGCTGTACGTCAAGGAGTCCAGCGACCCGGACGTCTCCGGTTGGGGCTTCGAGTTCACGTTCCGCCTCATCCGCGCCGCCGATGAGGAGCAGCCGCCGGTATGGGCGCTGAACTTCCTGCAGAACCTGGCGCGGTACGTCTTCTCGACGGGGAACGTCTTCGAGCCCGGGCACCACATCAACGCGAACGGGCCGATCGCGGTCGACCAGCCGAGCACGCTCATCCGGGCGGCTACCTTCGCCGATGATCCCGAGCTGGGAGTCCTCGACACTCCACACGGGACGGTGCGGTTCCTCCAGATCGTCGGGATCACCCTCGACGAGTACGCCGCCGTCGAGCTGTGGGACGCCACCCGGCTGCTGAGCGTGCTCTCGGCGTATCTGCCGAATCTCGTGACGGACCTGAACCGCGCGAGCCTGACCGAGAACGCGGAGGTCGCCGCCGCGATCGCGGAGGGTGTACGCCGCGACGGGTCGTCGACGGGCGGGATCTTCACCGATGTCGCCGCGTGGCGGCGCGAGGGTGACGTGACCGTCGTGCGGCTGGGCGCGAACGCCGCGCCGCGGATCGGGCGGCTGGCGCACGCCCGGGTGAGTCATGGGCAGGGACTGCTTGTGCAGTCGTCCGACAGCGCGATCGGCTTCCGGGCCGGAGACTCGTTCGCGGTTCAGGAGAACGACGGCGTGCTGGAGATCTTCCTGTCACCGGCGGAGGCCGCGGAGTTCGCCCGCATCGCCCAGCCGCGCGCGGGGCGGTATGAGTTCGCGGGGCTGGTGCTGGAGATCGAGAAGTCGCTGATCCGCAACCCGGAGGGCGAGGTCGTCGAGGAGATCGGCTGA